From the genome of Sulfurihydrogenibium subterraneum DSM 15120, one region includes:
- the purL gene encoding phosphoribosylformylglycinamidine synthase subunit PurL: MEERLLKAHGLTLEEYKRILQLIGREPNEVELGVFGALWSEHCSYKSSKPFLKVFPIQAPWVIQGPGENAGVVEIDDKYAVAFKIESHNHPSYIEPFHGAATGVGGIIRDILSMGARPIALFDSLRFGDIRKDGSRKGIKDTKPIVKRVVEGIGFYGNCIGVPTVGGEAVFDEVYAGNPLVNAFCLGILEKDKMFRARATKLGQKMVMVGSSTGRDGIHGATMASAEFSEETESKRPNVQIGDPFFGKRLIECTLEVMDKGLIEGCQDFGAAGLAGSTSEFGAKSNMGVRVYLENVPLREEGMTPYEILLSESQERMLYAVNEENVEEVLKIAKKHGLEAAVIGETTDTERMEVFYKGEKVADLPISAIVDDAPVYNRPRKEPSYLLEVKSFNQDTLPQPDLLEAVKKVLSSPTVAKKSWIYSQYDHEVGTNTVFKPGHDAAVLRLKWAVRPEVKTQKGIAISSDGNGKYVYLEPYEGGKRVVAEAVRNIYITGAKPLAITDCLNWGNPENPEIMWQFEQATKGMADACKTLNVPVISGNVSLYNETVLSDKRINIYPTPIVVAVGVLDKAEEAIPSFYEKEGDLIALVGKVDEKPNIAGSEYLQEVFGIVAGDIGKIDLQTELKLMEFIHKGKTLIKSAHDVSDGGLITALLESAFKEEQTLGLDIDLQTSYRPDFELFDQLRSIVVISFEEKDLEKLQTLAKEIGIGFKVVGKIRQEDKLTVKINDKEVINTSITDLRKLYENSLGELLK, translated from the coding sequence ATGGAAGAAAGACTTTTAAAAGCTCACGGTTTAACATTAGAAGAATATAAAAGAATTTTACAGCTGATAGGTAGAGAGCCTAACGAAGTAGAGCTGGGCGTTTTTGGAGCTCTCTGGAGTGAACACTGTTCTTATAAATCTTCAAAACCATTTTTAAAAGTTTTTCCTATACAAGCTCCTTGGGTTATTCAAGGTCCTGGTGAAAATGCTGGAGTAGTTGAGATAGACGATAAATATGCAGTTGCATTTAAGATAGAGTCTCACAACCACCCTTCTTATATAGAGCCGTTCCACGGAGCTGCAACAGGTGTAGGTGGAATTATAAGAGATATTCTTTCAATGGGTGCAAGACCAATAGCTCTTTTTGACAGTTTAAGGTTTGGAGATATAAGAAAAGATGGTAGTAGAAAAGGAATAAAAGATACAAAACCAATAGTTAAAAGAGTAGTTGAGGGAATAGGATTTTACGGAAACTGTATAGGCGTTCCTACTGTAGGGGGAGAAGCTGTCTTTGATGAAGTTTACGCAGGAAATCCACTTGTAAACGCTTTTTGTTTAGGCATTTTAGAAAAAGACAAGATGTTTAGGGCAAGAGCTACTAAATTAGGTCAGAAGATGGTTATGGTAGGATCTTCTACAGGAAGAGATGGAATACACGGAGCAACTATGGCTTCTGCTGAGTTTAGCGAAGAAACAGAATCAAAAAGACCTAACGTTCAGATAGGAGACCCATTCTTTGGTAAAAGATTAATAGAATGTACATTGGAAGTAATGGATAAAGGTTTAATAGAAGGCTGTCAGGACTTTGGAGCTGCAGGGCTAGCAGGTTCTACCTCAGAGTTTGGTGCTAAATCTAATATGGGCGTTAGAGTTTATCTTGAAAACGTTCCTTTAAGGGAAGAAGGTATGACTCCATACGAGATTCTTCTATCAGAGTCCCAAGAAAGAATGCTATACGCAGTAAACGAAGAAAATGTTGAAGAAGTTTTAAAAATAGCTAAAAAACATGGGCTTGAAGCAGCTGTAATCGGAGAGACAACAGATACAGAAAGAATGGAAGTATTTTACAAAGGAGAAAAAGTTGCAGACTTGCCAATATCGGCCATTGTAGATGATGCTCCAGTTTACAACAGACCAAGAAAAGAACCTTCATACCTACTAGAAGTAAAATCCTTTAATCAAGATACACTACCACAACCTGATTTATTAGAAGCTGTTAAAAAAGTTTTATCTTCTCCAACAGTAGCTAAAAAATCTTGGATTTACTCCCAGTATGACCACGAAGTAGGGACTAATACTGTGTTTAAACCTGGACACGATGCAGCAGTTTTAAGGTTAAAATGGGCTGTTAGACCAGAAGTAAAAACTCAGAAAGGTATTGCAATATCTTCTGATGGAAATGGAAAGTACGTATATTTAGAGCCTTACGAAGGTGGTAAAAGGGTTGTAGCGGAAGCTGTTAGAAATATATATATCACAGGGGCTAAACCACTTGCAATAACAGACTGTTTAAACTGGGGAAATCCTGAAAATCCTGAAATTATGTGGCAGTTTGAGCAGGCTACTAAAGGAATGGCTGATGCCTGCAAAACCTTAAACGTGCCTGTTATAAGTGGAAACGTATCTTTATATAACGAAACAGTTTTATCAGATAAAAGAATAAACATATACCCAACTCCTATAGTCGTTGCAGTAGGAGTTTTAGACAAAGCGGAAGAAGCTATCCCATCTTTCTACGAAAAAGAAGGAGATTTAATAGCTTTAGTTGGAAAGGTTGACGAGAAACCAAACATAGCAGGAAGTGAATACTTACAGGAAGTTTTTGGCATAGTTGCTGGAGATATTGGAAAGATTGACTTACAAACAGAGTTAAAACTTATGGAGTTTATACACAAAGGTAAAACTTTAATAAAGTCAGCTCACGATGTATCAGACGGCGGTCTTATAACTGCACTTTTAGAGTCTGCTTTTAAAGAAGAACAGACTTTAGGATTAGATATTGACCTACAAACATCTTACAGACCAGACTTTGAACTTTTTGACCAGCTTAGATCTATAGTTGTAATATCGTTTGAAGAAAAAGATTTAGAAAAATTACAAACATTAGCAAAAGAAATAGGCATAGGTTTTAAAGTTGTAGGAAAAATTAGACAGGAAGATAAACTAACAGTTAAAATAAACGATAAAGAAGTTATAAACACATCTATAACTGATCTTAGGAAACTTTATGAAAACAGTTTAGGAGAGTTATTAAAATAA
- a CDS encoding ribonuclease Z produces MSEPRIKHYLINEKYEDPGIVIEIPSLNEYLLFDIGNIYKLDRDLVRRINKIFITHTHMDHFIGFDFMLRNKLGRPQTVEIFGIDPLSHNVYSKLQGYTWNLVEFEPEIIFKVKSLKEDLYEYYEFNIKRKFAKDFIKEEKAENNIIYENEHYRVKYAVLDHKIKVMGYSFEYKDKLYLKKEKVQELPLKGKEIGEFKNWLSDEKNKGKTYKIGDKEYDYDYLKQEYSYIQKGIKISYITDVLYSPKNRKKIVELVKDSDYLYCEAVFLERDKDQAEKVYHLTTTQTAEIANTANVKNLIVFHFSRRYGKNKDLVLDEIRKYFPNVS; encoded by the coding sequence ATGTCAGAACCAAGGATAAAACATTACTTAATAAATGAGAAGTACGAAGACCCGGGAATTGTTATAGAGATACCATCTCTTAACGAATACTTACTTTTTGATATAGGAAACATATACAAGTTAGACAGAGATTTAGTAAGGCGGATAAACAAGATTTTTATAACCCATACCCACATGGACCACTTTATTGGTTTTGACTTTATGTTAAGAAATAAACTAGGAAGACCTCAAACAGTTGAGATTTTTGGAATAGACCCACTATCTCACAACGTGTACTCAAAACTTCAAGGCTATACGTGGAATTTAGTTGAGTTTGAACCTGAGATAATTTTTAAAGTCAAATCCCTTAAAGAAGATTTATACGAGTACTACGAATTTAACATAAAAAGAAAGTTTGCAAAAGATTTTATAAAAGAAGAAAAAGCAGAAAATAACATAATCTACGAAAATGAACATTACAGGGTAAAGTACGCAGTTTTAGACCACAAAATAAAAGTTATGGGATACTCTTTTGAGTACAAAGATAAGCTTTATCTAAAAAAAGAAAAAGTCCAAGAGCTCCCATTAAAGGGAAAAGAGATAGGAGAGTTTAAGAACTGGCTTTCTGATGAGAAGAATAAAGGTAAAACTTATAAAATAGGAGATAAAGAGTACGACTATGATTACTTAAAACAAGAGTATAGCTACATTCAAAAAGGAATAAAAATATCATACATTACAGACGTTTTATACAGTCCTAAAAACAGAAAAAAGATAGTTGAGCTTGTAAAAGACTCGGATTATCTTTACTGTGAAGCTGTATTTTTAGAAAGAGATAAAGACCAAGCGGAGAAGGTTTACCACTTGACTACTACCCAAACAGCTGAGATTGCAAACACTGCAAATGTAAAAAACCTTATAGTGTTTCACTTTTCCAGAAGGTATGGCAAAAATAAAGATTTAGTTTTAGATGAGATAAGAAAGTACTTTCCTAATGTTTCGTAA
- the lpxK gene encoding tetraacyldisaccharide 4'-kinase — protein sequence MFRNFLYPFSLIYGSLAFLRRFLYEKNILKKRQLPKKVISVGNLSVGGSGKTPLTIEIAHYLKSKGLNPVILSRGYKRKSKEPILFCDKNKDWKACGDEPFLMVKKGLKVVIGKDRYKSGLEYLKKYPVDVFILDDGFQHFQLHRDLNILLIDATKPFWEDRLLPAGNLREPKSFYKFADCFVVNRFSQVKEKEEFLSILKTYNKPFFITQESFPHLIDTQGNYKELSYLKDKSVIVFSGLGNNKQFFVALENLSKEYGFFIERFISLPDHYDYEEFKVDTDKTYLTTEKDIIKLPKFKNVLALSYKLTLPKEFYNFMEEMLWKQKTH from the coding sequence ATGTTTCGTAATTTTTTATACCCTTTTAGTTTAATATACGGTAGTTTAGCTTTTTTAAGAAGATTTTTATATGAAAAAAATATTTTAAAGAAAAGACAGCTCCCAAAAAAAGTTATATCCGTAGGCAATCTATCTGTTGGTGGAAGTGGTAAAACACCCCTAACCATAGAAATTGCCCACTATCTAAAATCAAAAGGTCTAAATCCTGTAATACTTTCAAGAGGTTATAAAAGAAAAAGTAAAGAACCAATTTTATTCTGTGATAAAAACAAAGATTGGAAAGCGTGCGGAGATGAACCTTTTTTAATGGTAAAAAAAGGACTTAAAGTAGTCATAGGTAAAGATAGATACAAGTCTGGATTGGAGTATTTAAAAAAATACCCTGTAGATGTTTTCATACTTGACGATGGATTTCAACACTTTCAGCTCCACAGAGACTTAAATATTCTATTGATAGATGCAACAAAACCTTTCTGGGAAGACAGATTACTACCAGCAGGCAATTTAAGAGAGCCAAAAAGTTTTTACAAATTTGCAGACTGCTTTGTTGTAAACAGATTCAGTCAAGTAAAAGAAAAAGAGGAGTTTTTAAGTATTTTAAAAACATACAATAAACCTTTTTTTATAACTCAAGAGAGCTTCCCGCATCTTATTGATACACAAGGAAACTACAAAGAACTCTCTTACTTAAAAGACAAATCTGTGATTGTTTTTTCAGGACTTGGAAATAATAAACAGTTTTTTGTAGCTTTAGAGAATCTGTCAAAAGAGTATGGATTTTTTATAGAAAGGTTTATTTCACTACCAGACCATTACGATTATGAAGAGTTTAAAGTAGATACGGATAAAACATATCTAACAACAGAAAAAGATATAATAAAATTACCTAAATTTAAAAATGTTTTAGCCTTAAGTTATAAGTTAACTTTACCGAAAGAGTTTTATAACTTTATGGAAGAAATGCTATGGAAACAAAAAACCCATTAG
- a CDS encoding segregation/condensation protein A gives METKNPLDVILKLVLKGEIDPWNIDITVLADKFLQEIKNMYIPDLITASKVLVVAALLLKMKAETLDQQEENQNVSRKRLFGIKRFYTIEEIAHILKEYVSPPIETKPKKERKPYERKNSVKKQNTFDYKLAKAVLEDAIKYLEEELKQVEEVIKFSQLNYPNKPQAFVALLFLNHDNKINLYQEEPYEEIYIEPVQVYNYTYD, from the coding sequence ATGGAAACAAAAAACCCATTAGATGTAATCTTAAAACTTGTTTTAAAAGGTGAGATAGACCCTTGGAACATAGACATTACAGTTTTGGCAGATAAGTTTTTACAAGAAATTAAAAATATGTACATTCCAGATTTAATAACAGCTTCTAAAGTTTTAGTCGTTGCAGCTTTACTACTGAAGATGAAAGCAGAAACCTTAGACCAGCAAGAAGAAAATCAAAATGTTAGCAGAAAAAGATTATTTGGTATAAAAAGATTTTATACAATAGAAGAGATAGCCCATATCCTTAAAGAGTATGTATCACCGCCAATAGAAACAAAACCTAAAAAAGAAAGAAAGCCATACGAAAGAAAAAACTCAGTAAAAAAACAAAATACATTTGATTATAAACTTGCAAAAGCAGTTTTAGAAGATGCAATAAAGTACTTAGAAGAAGAGTTAAAACAGGTTGAAGAAGTAATAAAATTTTCCCAGCTTAATTATCCAAACAAACCTCAAGCATTTGTAGCCCTTTTATTTTTAAATCACGATAATAAAATCAATCTTTATCAAGAAGAACCTTACGAAGAAATTTACATAGAGCCAGTCCAAGTGTATAATTATACTTATGATTAG
- the corA gene encoding magnesium/cobalt transporter CorA translates to MIRIFYKEGLIIRSYQCKDLKPIEDKSPLLWIDIYNPSQEEINWVVENFKVEFPSIQEREDIEISSRYWEEEDSITINTFFLIRDGENAFNETVSFIIKDNFIITVRYRELKTFSEFARRLMTNPSVYKTGYHVFSSILEIKIASDSDVLENVSKEISKLGKVVSSGNLDVTETVFESISYYEDLNMTIRESLIDKQRVLSSILKSYKLPSDVREEIRILIKDVNSLIDYTKFNFERLNYLQNTFLGLLNIEQNKVIKIFTVITTIFIPPTLIASIYGMNFENIPELHWKYGYYFSLLLMVLTATVPLYFFKKRGWL, encoded by the coding sequence ATGATTAGAATCTTTTATAAAGAAGGCTTAATTATTCGGTCTTACCAGTGCAAAGATTTAAAGCCTATTGAAGATAAATCTCCGCTTCTTTGGATAGATATTTATAACCCTTCGCAAGAAGAAATAAACTGGGTAGTAGAAAACTTTAAAGTAGAGTTTCCATCTATTCAAGAAAGGGAAGACATAGAGATAAGTTCAAGATACTGGGAAGAAGAAGACAGTATAACGATAAACACTTTTTTTCTTATAAGAGATGGAGAAAACGCATTTAATGAAACAGTCTCATTTATCATAAAAGATAATTTTATAATAACTGTTAGATACAGAGAGTTAAAAACCTTTAGTGAGTTTGCAAGAAGACTTATGACAAATCCCAGTGTATATAAAACAGGCTATCACGTTTTTTCTTCTATTTTGGAGATAAAGATAGCGTCAGACTCTGACGTTTTAGAAAATGTATCTAAAGAGATATCAAAGTTAGGAAAGGTAGTTTCATCTGGAAATCTTGATGTAACAGAAACGGTTTTTGAGTCAATCTCTTACTATGAAGATTTAAATATGACTATAAGAGAGTCTTTAATTGACAAACAGAGGGTTTTATCATCTATACTAAAAAGCTATAAACTTCCTTCAGACGTAAGGGAAGAGATAAGGATACTTATAAAAGACGTAAACTCACTTATAGATTATACAAAGTTTAACTTTGAGAGGTTAAACTATTTACAAAACACATTTTTGGGACTTTTAAATATAGAACAGAACAAAGTTATAAAGATATTTACAGTTATTACAACTATTTTTATTCCACCTACATTAATAGCAAGTATATATGGAATGAACTTTGAGAACATACCTGAGCTTCACTGGAAGTATGGTTATTATTTCTCTCTACTTTTGATGGTTTTAACTGCAACAGTGCCATTATACTTCTTTAAAAAGAGAGGTTGGCTATGA